A genomic window from Algoriphagus sp. Y33 includes:
- a CDS encoding type IX secretion system membrane protein PorP/SprF: MTQYIKHLITAVLFIASVGSSYSQSRKYISNFDFFQSYYNPALTGYEGSTVRGFVRNQWSGVDGAPKTYFFSTELDFGELAGEVDPALMGKNAVSVNLLHDTYGAFRETELTLGYASRIRLTEKHNLRLGAGLNYQSIRLDGNALTTEEQNDPTLGQYIGQFSNMEVVDFNLGIALTHANYYFSYGIHRVNGGRITSGDEFMEAYPASSIFQAGYRSAISYNVAVILNGMYSTQKNQGDNIEFNLKALLMDRLWLGIGHRIDYATNAQLGIVTKRLRIGYLYEFPNATSYNLPGNTHEFTAVFNIFRDNVGTGSQEVMMW; this comes from the coding sequence ATGACACAATACATAAAACACCTGATTACCGCAGTGCTTTTCATTGCATCAGTCGGCTCTTCCTATTCCCAGTCGAGGAAATACATTTCCAATTTTGACTTTTTCCAGAGCTACTATAATCCTGCCCTGACAGGATATGAAGGCTCCACAGTGAGGGGTTTTGTGCGTAATCAGTGGTCCGGGGTGGACGGTGCCCCAAAAACCTACTTTTTCAGCACTGAACTTGATTTCGGGGAGTTGGCAGGAGAAGTAGACCCTGCCTTGATGGGGAAAAATGCTGTCTCTGTGAATCTGCTGCACGATACCTATGGGGCATTCCGGGAGACAGAACTCACATTGGGTTACGCAAGCAGGATCAGGTTGACAGAAAAGCATAACCTCAGACTGGGAGCAGGGCTGAACTACCAGAGCATCCGGTTGGATGGCAATGCCCTGACTACAGAAGAACAGAATGATCCCACACTGGGACAGTATATTGGACAGTTTTCGAATATGGAGGTGGTGGATTTCAATCTGGGTATTGCCCTGACGCACGCAAACTACTATTTTTCCTATGGTATCCATCGGGTAAACGGTGGAAGGATCACCTCAGGGGATGAATTCATGGAAGCCTATCCTGCAAGCTCCATTTTTCAGGCAGGGTACAGAAGTGCAATAAGTTATAATGTGGCTGTAATACTGAATGGGATGTATAGCACACAGAAGAATCAGGGCGACAATATAGAATTCAATTTGAAAGCCTTGCTGATGGACAGGCTTTGGTTGGGAATTGGACACAGAATCGATTATGCTACCAATGCCCAGTTGGGCATCGTGACCAAGCGCTTAAGAATAGGCTATCTGTACGAGTTTCCAAATGCCACCAGTTACAACCTTCCTGGCAATACCCATGAATTCACAGCGGTATTCAATATATTTAGAGACAATGTGGGAACAGGGTCTCAGGAAGTGATGATGTGGTAG